A genome region from Opitutaceae bacterium includes the following:
- a CDS encoding pectate lyase, giving the protein MHPIKTLCNVGLLIAISATGSQLPAQTEAGHAWATPPGWTRTRGGDGGRILRVTTLNASGPGSFAEALATQGPRTVEFHVAGTINLSGRGLKISEPFLTIAGETAPNEGVSIENGSIYIVTHDVIVRHLRVRATDGGTGAPVAPGRDALSTGAGAYDVIVDHCSFAWGPDENLTASGPRFEGTSPDDWRRNTSHRITFSHNIIAEGTNLKNSKGTLVHDNTTEIAIFGNLYVSNNDRHPLFKGGVRAAFVNNYIHNPGHRIMQFGFVPSQWKGRELQRAMLTMVGNVARKGPSSEGDMAMFEVWPSYGPCDVYLRDNRFFDQAGDHLSEAPAYRDRSSKLVPYHPTDGMRDVDAPPVWPPGLKARPASEISEWILDSAGARPWGRDATDRRFIEEARHGGGKVLRLESASGANPPAHRQK; this is encoded by the coding sequence ATGCATCCAATAAAGACTCTTTGCAACGTGGGCCTGCTGATCGCCATATCCGCGACAGGCAGTCAACTGCCCGCCCAAACAGAGGCCGGCCATGCCTGGGCAACTCCACCAGGATGGACCCGGACCCGTGGGGGAGATGGAGGAAGGATCCTCCGCGTCACCACATTGAACGCCAGCGGCCCGGGCTCATTTGCCGAAGCCCTCGCAACGCAGGGCCCGAGAACCGTCGAGTTTCATGTTGCAGGTACCATCAACCTCAGTGGGCGCGGTCTCAAGATTTCTGAACCATTCCTGACGATCGCTGGAGAAACAGCCCCCAATGAAGGCGTCTCCATTGAGAACGGAAGCATCTATATCGTAACGCATGATGTGATCGTACGTCACCTGCGCGTGAGAGCGACCGATGGCGGCACTGGCGCGCCGGTGGCTCCCGGGCGGGACGCGCTGTCGACTGGTGCTGGCGCGTATGACGTCATTGTCGATCATTGCTCGTTCGCCTGGGGACCCGATGAAAATCTGACTGCCTCGGGTCCGCGCTTTGAAGGAACGAGCCCTGACGACTGGAGGCGGAACACGTCGCACAGGATAACCTTCAGCCACAACATCATCGCCGAGGGGACCAATCTCAAGAATTCGAAGGGAACGCTGGTGCACGACAACACGACGGAGATCGCAATCTTTGGAAACCTGTATGTCAGCAACAACGACCGGCATCCCCTCTTCAAGGGAGGCGTTCGGGCGGCCTTCGTGAACAATTACATTCACAACCCGGGCCACCGAATCATGCAGTTCGGCTTTGTACCGTCGCAATGGAAAGGCAGGGAACTCCAGCGGGCCATGCTGACAATGGTGGGAAACGTCGCGCGAAAGGGACCAAGCAGCGAAGGGGACATGGCGATGTTCGAGGTCTGGCCGTCCTATGGTCCTTGTGACGTGTATCTTCGGGACAATCGATTTTTCGATCAGGCAGGCGATCATCTTTCAGAGGCGCCGGCCTATCGTGACCGCTCCTCAAAGCTGGTGCCCTACCATCCAACCGACGGCATGCGCGACGTCGATGCTCCACCTGTCTGGCCGCCAGGATTGAAGGCGCGGCCTGCGAGCGAGATCTCGGAGTGGATACTCGACAGCGCTGGCGCACGGCCGTGGGGGAGGGATGCCACCGACAGGCGTTTCATTGAGGAGGCAAGGCATGGCGGCGGCAAGGTGCTGCGTTTAGAGTCAGCATCGGGTGCGAACCCTCCGGCCCATCGTCAAAAATAG
- a CDS encoding acetylxylan esterase: MAAPPAEPPGAGMLDTYFSQELARLHSDAGPAPATLEEWTSRSGAYRAQLKEMLGLSPWPDRTPLHATVTGTIQRQEIEVEKVHFQSMPGLYVTGNLYLPSHRSGKLPAILYVCGHAGSANRTHPPYGAKSIYQYHGSWLAENGYVCLVIDTIENGEIKGVHRGTKWFDMWWWNSRGYTPAGVETWNAIRALDYLQSRPEVDPERLGMTGRSGGGFTTWFTAALDDRIKVAVPVAGIADLRSHVLEHHISSHCDCAYMVNTHRWDFDRLAMLVAPRPLRIVATDRDQILPLDGMMRVSSAVANLYQLHGAVEKLALAVGEGIHHDSQELQLAALRWFNRFLKGEDRLVESAAKPLFDAKELAVFEKLPVDERTSKIHETFVPQARPAVPADLNEWTREKEAWLPALKEKSFAAWPAEGAPFDIKLISRDDKSGMTLSRWDFSSQGAMRLPLFVFSSVQAGAVGRVRLHVLDDASWNEFLAAAADSFPSVGVPEGGTMASSLHKDLLSRAAKGEFTLVYLAPRGVGPTRWFHDGGSRKNSIRSFMALGETVEGMRVWDIHRAVEALSLPGVLGTPVQDVEVSGERFQAVNALYASVFTSEITSLHLFAPPASHRIGPDYLNVLRILDVPQAVALAAERIKVRISGGRPDDWNWPASAIRVLGLETERLSIDR; this comes from the coding sequence ATGGCGGCACCACCTGCGGAACCTCCAGGCGCGGGTATGCTGGACACTTATTTCAGTCAGGAACTCGCCCGCCTTCACTCTGACGCAGGTCCGGCGCCGGCCACTCTGGAGGAGTGGACCAGCCGGAGCGGTGCCTACCGGGCTCAGCTCAAGGAAATGCTCGGACTGTCGCCATGGCCGGATCGCACGCCTCTGCATGCGACGGTCACCGGAACAATTCAGCGCCAGGAAATTGAGGTGGAGAAGGTGCATTTCCAGTCGATGCCGGGACTTTATGTGACCGGCAACCTGTACCTGCCTTCGCATCGCTCCGGGAAGCTGCCGGCAATTTTGTATGTGTGCGGACACGCAGGCAGCGCGAACAGGACCCATCCGCCGTATGGCGCCAAATCCATCTACCAGTATCATGGATCGTGGCTGGCCGAAAACGGATATGTCTGTCTTGTCATTGACACGATCGAGAACGGCGAAATCAAGGGCGTGCACCGCGGAACCAAGTGGTTCGACATGTGGTGGTGGAATTCCCGGGGCTACACTCCCGCAGGGGTAGAGACTTGGAATGCAATTCGAGCGCTCGACTACCTGCAATCCCGACCGGAAGTGGATCCTGAACGACTAGGCATGACCGGACGTTCCGGAGGCGGATTTACCACGTGGTTCACCGCCGCGCTGGACGATCGCATCAAGGTCGCCGTTCCAGTGGCCGGAATCGCGGACCTCCGCAGTCATGTGCTCGAACATCACATCTCCAGTCATTGCGACTGCGCCTACATGGTGAACACCCACCGCTGGGACTTCGACCGGCTCGCCATGCTTGTTGCGCCGCGGCCGCTCCGGATTGTCGCGACGGATCGCGACCAGATCCTTCCGCTCGACGGGATGATGCGCGTCAGCTCCGCCGTGGCAAACCTCTACCAGCTCCATGGTGCCGTCGAAAAGCTGGCGCTGGCGGTTGGGGAGGGAATCCATCACGATTCGCAGGAACTTCAACTCGCCGCACTGCGGTGGTTCAACCGCTTTTTGAAGGGTGAAGACCGGCTTGTCGAGTCGGCGGCAAAGCCGCTTTTCGACGCAAAGGAACTCGCGGTCTTCGAGAAACTTCCTGTCGACGAGCGAACTTCGAAGATTCATGAGACTTTTGTTCCACAAGCCAGGCCGGCGGTGCCAGCCGATCTGAACGAATGGACGCGGGAAAAGGAAGCTTGGCTTCCGGCTCTCAAGGAGAAGTCATTTGCGGCCTGGCCGGCCGAGGGCGCCCCATTTGACATCAAGCTGATATCGCGCGACGACAAATCCGGAATGACGCTGTCGCGATGGGACTTTTCCTCGCAAGGCGCAATGCGCCTGCCGCTTTTTGTTTTCAGCTCCGTTCAAGCCGGTGCTGTTGGTCGAGTGCGGTTGCATGTGCTCGATGATGCTTCCTGGAATGAATTTCTCGCGGCCGCCGCCGATTCATTCCCTTCCGTCGGCGTTCCGGAAGGCGGGACAATGGCATCTTCACTTCACAAGGATCTCCTCTCCCGCGCAGCCAAGGGAGAATTCACGCTTGTGTATCTTGCACCCCGAGGCGTTGGTCCGACCCGTTGGTTTCACGACGGCGGGTCACGAAAGAATTCAATCCGTAGTTTTATGGCACTCGGCGAAACAGTCGAAGGCATGCGCGTCTGGGATATTCATCGCGCGGTTGAAGCTCTAAGCCTGCCAGGAGTTCTGGGGACTCCAGTGCAGGATGTGGAGGTCTCAGGTGAGCGATTCCAGGCCGTGAATGCGCTCTATGCATCCGTGTTTACGTCCGAAATAACCTCGCTCCATCTTTTTGCGCCACCTGCTTCACACCGAATCGGTCCGGACTATCTGAATGTGCTGCGCATCCTTGATGTTCCACAGGCTGTCGCACTTGCCGCGGAGCGGATCAAAGTGAGAATTTCCGGCGGCCGTCCAGACGACTGGAATTGGCCGGCCAGCGCCATTCGTGTCCTGGGTTTGGAAACCGAGCGACTGAGCATTGACCGTTGA
- a CDS encoding TonB-dependent receptor, protein MRLLSIACSFALLVGLAGSPFVFAADAAARFFDIPAGDAESTLREFVKQSGVQLIYDSQKLSGVRTSGLRGRYMPRTALDSMLAGTRFVAAQDRETGALTVQGESARPNPPRAAQTESDRPQAIPLADPAQADTDQKDDFITLSPFEVKEDNRGYYASNTMSGTRLNSSIEDLGSSITVVTKEQMSDFAMLDINDIFLYEASSEGMGTYTEFSIDRNGSPEDSSSLNPNGANRVRGMGPANISFGNFETSGRVPIDPINVDAVEISRGPNSSVFGIGNTAGAVNMLPASANVQRNRTTISFRADSYGGYRSSIDINRVLKPKVLAIRVSAVDQHDAFKRKPSGIDTTRLNAMLRFQPFKYTTITASHSYYKMKGTRVNNVMPRDGVSGWRNAGSPTWDPVTSTAKINGVPVPGNWTATSLPSYFSNGQFRTMSTLFINPDGTVGFWSPSRTTSTTNPNTGNQNVVLVNSVPDPIRQTQPLFSGDPTVSGRDVYDYTSINLAAMNSYDQLANTSRVNLEQTFLNTPRQLLAMQADWYREESRSISTELAGRAGGGGATGMLYVDVNERMIDGSPNPYFLQPFFGYFRIAWDRDLPFERDISRLQLAYRLDLRKEKSLLRWLGMHQISAYGEQKVTRRRETLYQDQVVDSHAWYQLPSALTESAALPAVPAVLTQYERFYVGDATGQNVETAPSKLVYGTYPFTWGNGVSKVFVKEPARLGKSFSRTNGWDKDTITTQGAVIQSHLLKDRVVTTFGLRKDRTSQQNPAGRLYTFGPDGVGVVGDTLHTLNPDKDYNEGTTRTSGLVVKPLSWVNLHYNKSNSFQPADLIYLDLHLNQIPNPTGEGEDYGFSVKLFNGKFIARVNRFVTTQYNSRDGSTRTLAQRVRRIDFPTPANLSGGLTFQARDWITAAAAAQGMTLTEEQIVQRISEISKLDPIYFTREESPAQENNNIFAVADVQSKGLEIELNYNPNRFWTTKFNASKIEALDLRISQDTLNWINERLPVWESIIDPQIGRPWFTERYDGVQSYKEFLQTSVLQPLNIAIANEGKSRPQVRRYRFNLSTSYKLAGITDHRWFRAMTVGGALRWEDKGAIGYYGVQELPEIITDLDPNRPIYDKARAYADLFVAYRTRLFRDKIGTTFQLNVRNIQENGRLQAVSAYPDGTPNAYRIIDPRQFILTVTFDL, encoded by the coding sequence ATGAGACTATTGTCAATTGCCTGCTCATTCGCCTTGCTTGTCGGGCTTGCTGGATCGCCATTTGTTTTTGCAGCGGATGCGGCAGCCAGGTTCTTCGACATTCCCGCTGGCGACGCTGAGTCCACGTTGCGGGAGTTTGTCAAGCAGTCCGGTGTCCAGTTGATTTATGATTCGCAGAAACTGAGTGGTGTCCGAACGTCCGGATTGCGGGGCAGGTACATGCCTCGCACCGCGCTCGATTCGATGCTGGCGGGGACCCGATTCGTTGCGGCACAGGACCGTGAAACCGGTGCTTTGACTGTCCAAGGGGAGTCCGCACGCCCAAACCCTCCAAGGGCGGCGCAGACCGAAAGCGACCGCCCGCAAGCGATCCCACTCGCTGATCCTGCGCAGGCTGACACGGATCAGAAGGACGATTTTATCACACTTTCACCCTTCGAAGTCAAAGAGGACAATCGAGGCTACTACGCTTCGAATACCATGTCAGGCACCCGATTAAACAGCAGCATTGAGGACCTGGGTTCATCGATCACGGTGGTGACCAAGGAGCAAATGTCGGACTTCGCCATGCTCGATATCAACGACATCTTTCTCTATGAAGCGAGCAGTGAGGGCATGGGAACCTACACGGAGTTCTCTATCGACCGAAATGGCAGTCCTGAAGACAGTTCATCCCTGAACCCCAACGGAGCCAATCGGGTGAGAGGCATGGGGCCCGCCAATATTTCATTTGGCAATTTCGAGACAAGCGGACGGGTTCCGATAGACCCCATCAATGTCGATGCGGTGGAAATCAGTCGTGGACCGAACTCTTCCGTATTCGGCATTGGGAACACTGCGGGTGCGGTCAACATGCTGCCAGCGTCGGCCAATGTGCAGCGCAACCGCACGACGATCAGCTTTCGTGCGGACAGTTACGGCGGATATCGGTCAAGCATCGACATCAATCGCGTTCTCAAACCCAAGGTCCTTGCGATCCGCGTCAGTGCGGTCGATCAGCATGACGCATTCAAGCGCAAACCTTCGGGGATTGATACGACCCGGCTGAATGCCATGCTGCGATTCCAGCCTTTCAAGTATACGACAATCACCGCGTCGCATTCCTACTACAAGATGAAGGGAACACGGGTGAACAATGTGATGCCTCGCGATGGCGTCAGCGGCTGGAGGAACGCCGGTTCCCCAACGTGGGATCCCGTGACATCCACCGCCAAGATCAATGGGGTCCCGGTGCCAGGCAATTGGACCGCAACATCATTGCCCTCCTATTTTTCGAATGGCCAATTCAGGACCATGTCCACGCTTTTCATCAATCCCGATGGAACGGTTGGCTTCTGGTCGCCCAGCCGCACGACCAGCACCACAAATCCCAATACCGGCAACCAGAATGTTGTCCTGGTCAATTCGGTGCCGGATCCGATTCGCCAAACCCAGCCGCTTTTTTCTGGCGATCCAACTGTCAGCGGCCGCGATGTCTACGACTACACGTCCATCAACCTGGCGGCGATGAATTCGTACGACCAACTGGCGAACACGAGCCGTGTAAATCTTGAACAGACTTTTCTCAACACTCCCCGCCAACTGCTGGCCATGCAGGCTGATTGGTACCGCGAGGAATCCCGAAGTATTTCCACTGAGCTCGCGGGCCGGGCCGGCGGCGGCGGAGCCACGGGCATGCTCTATGTCGATGTCAATGAGAGGATGATAGACGGCAGTCCGAATCCCTATTTCCTTCAGCCATTTTTTGGATACTTCCGCATTGCGTGGGATCGGGATCTTCCCTTTGAACGCGATATTTCGCGTCTCCAACTGGCTTACCGACTCGACCTGCGCAAGGAGAAGTCCCTTCTGAGGTGGCTGGGCATGCACCAGATTTCCGCATACGGGGAGCAAAAAGTGACAAGAAGGAGGGAGACCCTCTATCAGGACCAAGTCGTGGATTCACATGCGTGGTACCAACTGCCATCCGCTTTGACTGAATCCGCTGCACTCCCCGCAGTTCCGGCTGTCCTGACCCAATATGAGCGGTTCTATGTTGGTGATGCGACGGGCCAGAATGTCGAAACTGCGCCGTCAAAGCTCGTCTATGGCACCTATCCGTTCACATGGGGCAATGGAGTCAGCAAGGTCTTCGTCAAGGAACCGGCCCGGTTGGGCAAAAGTTTCAGCCGAACCAATGGCTGGGACAAGGATACCATCACAACGCAGGGTGCCGTCATACAAAGCCATCTCTTGAAGGATCGGGTGGTCACGACCTTTGGATTGCGAAAGGATCGCACTTCCCAGCAGAACCCGGCTGGACGACTGTACACCTTCGGGCCGGACGGTGTCGGAGTTGTCGGGGATACCCTGCACACGTTGAATCCGGACAAAGACTACAATGAAGGGACAACGCGAACCTCCGGTTTGGTTGTCAAGCCGCTGTCCTGGGTCAACCTTCACTATAACAAATCGAACAGCTTTCAGCCTGCAGATTTGATCTACCTGGACCTGCACCTCAATCAGATTCCAAACCCCACGGGTGAAGGAGAGGACTATGGATTCTCGGTCAAGCTCTTCAATGGAAAGTTCATCGCTCGGGTGAATCGTTTTGTAACGACCCAGTACAACTCGCGCGATGGCAGCACTCGGACGCTCGCACAACGCGTACGTCGGATTGACTTTCCGACGCCGGCAAATCTGTCCGGCGGACTGACGTTTCAAGCTCGTGACTGGATCACCGCTGCAGCGGCGGCGCAGGGCATGACGCTCACCGAGGAGCAGATCGTGCAGCGCATCAGCGAAATCAGCAAACTTGATCCGATCTATTTCACCCGCGAGGAATCCCCGGCGCAGGAGAACAACAATATTTTTGCCGTGGCTGATGTTCAATCCAAAGGCCTCGAGATCGAGCTCAACTACAATCCGAATCGCTTCTGGACGACCAAGTTCAATGCCAGCAAGATTGAAGCGCTCGATCTGCGGATTTCACAGGATACACTGAACTGGATCAACGAACGGTTGCCTGTTTGGGAATCGATAATCGATCCTCAAATCGGCAGGCCATGGTTTACCGAACGTTATGATGGAGTCCAGTCTTACAAGGAGTTCCTGCAGACCTCGGTGCTCCAACCACTCAATATCGCAATTGCGAACGAAGGGAAGAGCAGGCCTCAAGTCCGCAGATATCGCTTCAACCTGAGCACGAGCTACAAACTCGCTGGGATCACCGATCATCGGTGGTTCAGGGCGATGACAGTTGGAGGTGCACTTCGTTGGGAGGACAAGGGCGCGATTGGGTACTACGGCGTTCAGGAGCTTCCAGAGATCATCACGGACCTGGACCCAAATCGACCGATCTATGACAAGGCGCGAGCCTACGCGGATCTCTTCGTTGCGTACCGGACACGCCTCTTCAGGGACAAGATTGGGACAACGTTTCAATTGAACGTGCGCAATATCCAGGAAAACGGCCGCCTTCAGGCGGTTAGCGCATACCCGGATGGCACGCCAAACGCCTATCGCATCATTGACCCGCGGCAGTTTATCCTGACTGTGACTTTCGATCTATAG
- a CDS encoding FecR domain-containing protein codes for MNDFRRENPEEIQGSSIEGEASDWIARSDRGLSADEADRLSAWRSADVRHERELARLTSAWRGLDAVGELPEIRMAARAMDAGRVRRKRMIRRSTWAVGAAASMALAWTMLSEKGVKSSLAQIEHNTYQIVPSVAERMTLPDGTVIELKGNSIVQPAFSGEERRVRLLSGEAFFQVAKDPTRPFVVQVENINVRAVGTAFNMRVASDEVEVLVTEGKVQLNNSRNNQSLLARAPTANSGEPSDPPLLIAGHRVVVATNAAHPVVPIAATPEDLHRAQEWQGTRLRFQRTPLAQVVAAFNRLNRCQLVLGEEDLGKRWVSGTFRADSVDAFVRLLEAGFEIGAEHRSENEIVLHAAR; via the coding sequence TTGCCCGCAGTGATCGAGGTCTTTCGGCGGATGAGGCGGATCGACTTTCCGCATGGAGGTCTGCTGACGTGCGGCACGAGAGGGAGCTCGCACGGTTGACCTCCGCCTGGCGGGGGCTTGATGCCGTTGGCGAGTTGCCGGAAATTCGCATGGCGGCGCGGGCGATGGACGCCGGCAGAGTTCGAAGGAAGCGCATGATTCGGCGATCTACATGGGCTGTCGGAGCAGCAGCATCGATGGCGCTGGCCTGGACGATGCTTTCGGAGAAAGGGGTCAAATCCTCGCTGGCTCAAATTGAGCATAATACCTATCAGATAGTGCCGAGCGTCGCTGAACGCATGACGCTTCCCGACGGCACGGTGATCGAGCTCAAGGGCAACAGCATCGTGCAGCCCGCTTTCTCGGGAGAGGAACGCCGGGTGCGTCTGCTATCTGGCGAGGCGTTTTTCCAAGTGGCCAAGGACCCGACTCGTCCGTTCGTTGTGCAGGTGGAGAACATCAACGTGCGCGCCGTTGGCACGGCGTTCAACATGCGGGTTGCGTCCGATGAAGTCGAGGTGCTCGTCACCGAGGGCAAGGTGCAGCTCAACAATTCAAGGAACAACCAGTCACTCCTGGCGCGGGCACCAACAGCAAACTCCGGTGAGCCCTCCGATCCGCCTCTATTGATCGCCGGACATCGTGTTGTAGTTGCCACAAACGCAGCACATCCGGTCGTCCCGATTGCAGCCACACCGGAAGATCTGCATCGGGCACAAGAATGGCAGGGCACACGATTGCGGTTTCAACGGACGCCCTTGGCCCAGGTCGTGGCTGCGTTCAATCGACTCAACCGCTGCCAGCTTGTGCTCGGCGAGGAGGACTTGGGCAAACGTTGGGTGAGCGGAACATTTCGCGCTGACAGTGTGGACGCCTTTGTACGGCTTCTCGAGGCTGGCTTTGAGATTGGTGCTGAACATCGCAGTGAAAACGAGATAGTCCTGCACGCGGCGCGATAG